The following proteins are encoded in a genomic region of Phragmites australis chromosome 9, lpPhrAust1.1, whole genome shotgun sequence:
- the LOC133928909 gene encoding MADS-box transcription factor 4-like isoform X1 has translation MGRGKIEIKRIENSTNRQVTFSKRRAGIIKKAREIGVLCDAEVGVVILSSGGKFYDYCSPRTTLPRILEKYQTNSGKILWDEKHKSLSAEIDRVKKENDNMQIELRHLKGEDLNSLQPRELIAIEEALQNGQTNLRDKQMDHWRMHKRHGRMLEDEHKLLAFRVHQQDVELSGGMRELEIGYHHVHHDRDFTSQMPFTFRVQPSHPNLQEDEDE, from the exons ATGGGGCGCGGCAAGATCGAGATCAAGAGGATCGAGAACTCCACCAACCGGCAGGTGACCTTCTCCAAGCGCCGGGCCGGGATCATCAAGAAGGCCCGCGAGATCGGCGTGCTCTGTGATGCCGAAGTCGGCGTCGTCATCTTGTCCAGCGGCGGCAAGTTCTACGACTACTGCTCGCCCAGGACCAC GCTGCCCAGGATCTTGGAGAAGTACCAGACCAACTCTGGGAAGATACTGTGGGATGAGAAGCACAAG AGCCTGAGTGCAGAGATCGACCGGGTCAAGAAGGAGAACGACAACATGCAGATTGAGCTCAG GCATCTGAAAGGCGAGGACCTCAACTCCCTGCAGCCCAGGGAGCTGATCGCCATCGAGGAGGCGCTCCAGAACGGGCAGACCAACCTGCGCGACAAGCAG ATGGACCACTGGAGGATGCACAAGAGGCAT GGGAGGATGCTGGAGGATGAGCACAAGCTGCTGGCTTTTAGGGTG CACCAACAGGATGTGGAGCTGAGCGGCGGCATGAGGGAGCTGGAGATCGGGTACCATCACGTCCATCACGACAGGGATTTCACTTCCCAGATGCCGTTCACCTTCCGGGTGCAGCCCAGCCACCCCAACCTGCAGGAAGACGAAGACGAGTAG
- the LOC133928909 gene encoding MADS-box transcription factor 4-like isoform X4: protein MPKSASSSCPAAASSTTTARPGPRTLPRILEKYQTNSGKILWDEKHKSLSAEIDRVKKENDNMQIELRHLKGEDLNSLQPRELIAIEEALQNGQTNLRDKQMDHWRMHKRHGRMLEDEHKLLAFRVHQQDVELSGGMRELEIGYHHVHHDRDFTSQMPFTFRVQPSHPNLQEDEDE from the exons ATGCCGAAGTCGGCGTCGTCATCTTGTCCAGCGGCGGCAAGTTCTACGACTACTGCTCGCCCAGGACCACGTAC GCTGCCCAGGATCTTGGAGAAGTACCAGACCAACTCTGGGAAGATACTGTGGGATGAGAAGCACAAG AGCCTGAGTGCAGAGATCGACCGGGTCAAGAAGGAGAACGACAACATGCAGATTGAGCTCAG GCATCTGAAAGGCGAGGACCTCAACTCCCTGCAGCCCAGGGAGCTGATCGCCATCGAGGAGGCGCTCCAGAACGGGCAGACCAACCTGCGCGACAAGCAG ATGGACCACTGGAGGATGCACAAGAGGCAT GGGAGGATGCTGGAGGATGAGCACAAGCTGCTGGCTTTTAGGGTG CACCAACAGGATGTGGAGCTGAGCGGCGGCATGAGGGAGCTGGAGATCGGGTACCATCACGTCCATCACGACAGGGATTTCACTTCCCAGATGCCGTTCACCTTCCGGGTGCAGCCCAGCCACCCCAACCTGCAGGAAGACGAAGACGAGTAG
- the LOC133928909 gene encoding MADS-box transcription factor 4-like isoform X2 has protein sequence MGRGKIEIKRIENSTNRQVTFSKRRAGIIKKAREIGVLCDAEVGVVILSSGGKFYDYCSPRTTLPRILEKYQTNSGKILWDEKHKSLSAEIDRVKKENDNMQIELRHLKGEDLNSLQPRELIAIEEALQNGQTNLRDKQMDHWRMHKRHGRMLEDEHKLLAFRHQQDVELSGGMRELEIGYHHVHHDRDFTSQMPFTFRVQPSHPNLQEDEDE, from the exons ATGGGGCGCGGCAAGATCGAGATCAAGAGGATCGAGAACTCCACCAACCGGCAGGTGACCTTCTCCAAGCGCCGGGCCGGGATCATCAAGAAGGCCCGCGAGATCGGCGTGCTCTGTGATGCCGAAGTCGGCGTCGTCATCTTGTCCAGCGGCGGCAAGTTCTACGACTACTGCTCGCCCAGGACCAC GCTGCCCAGGATCTTGGAGAAGTACCAGACCAACTCTGGGAAGATACTGTGGGATGAGAAGCACAAG AGCCTGAGTGCAGAGATCGACCGGGTCAAGAAGGAGAACGACAACATGCAGATTGAGCTCAG GCATCTGAAAGGCGAGGACCTCAACTCCCTGCAGCCCAGGGAGCTGATCGCCATCGAGGAGGCGCTCCAGAACGGGCAGACCAACCTGCGCGACAAGCAG ATGGACCACTGGAGGATGCACAAGAGGCAT GGGAGGATGCTGGAGGATGAGCACAAGCTGCTGGCTTTTAGG CACCAACAGGATGTGGAGCTGAGCGGCGGCATGAGGGAGCTGGAGATCGGGTACCATCACGTCCATCACGACAGGGATTTCACTTCCCAGATGCCGTTCACCTTCCGGGTGCAGCCCAGCCACCCCAACCTGCAGGAAGACGAAGACGAGTAG
- the LOC133928909 gene encoding MADS-box transcription factor 4-like isoform X3 encodes MGRGKIEIKRIENSTNRQVTFSKRRAGIIKKAREIGVLCDAEVGVVILSSGGKFYDYCSPRTTILEKYQTNSGKILWDEKHKSLSAEIDRVKKENDNMQIELRHLKGEDLNSLQPRELIAIEEALQNGQTNLRDKQMDHWRMHKRHGRMLEDEHKLLAFRVHQQDVELSGGMRELEIGYHHVHHDRDFTSQMPFTFRVQPSHPNLQEDEDE; translated from the exons ATGGGGCGCGGCAAGATCGAGATCAAGAGGATCGAGAACTCCACCAACCGGCAGGTGACCTTCTCCAAGCGCCGGGCCGGGATCATCAAGAAGGCCCGCGAGATCGGCGTGCTCTGTGATGCCGAAGTCGGCGTCGTCATCTTGTCCAGCGGCGGCAAGTTCTACGACTACTGCTCGCCCAGGACCAC GATCTTGGAGAAGTACCAGACCAACTCTGGGAAGATACTGTGGGATGAGAAGCACAAG AGCCTGAGTGCAGAGATCGACCGGGTCAAGAAGGAGAACGACAACATGCAGATTGAGCTCAG GCATCTGAAAGGCGAGGACCTCAACTCCCTGCAGCCCAGGGAGCTGATCGCCATCGAGGAGGCGCTCCAGAACGGGCAGACCAACCTGCGCGACAAGCAG ATGGACCACTGGAGGATGCACAAGAGGCAT GGGAGGATGCTGGAGGATGAGCACAAGCTGCTGGCTTTTAGGGTG CACCAACAGGATGTGGAGCTGAGCGGCGGCATGAGGGAGCTGGAGATCGGGTACCATCACGTCCATCACGACAGGGATTTCACTTCCCAGATGCCGTTCACCTTCCGGGTGCAGCCCAGCCACCCCAACCTGCAGGAAGACGAAGACGAGTAG